In one Pseudomonas sp. SG20056 genomic region, the following are encoded:
- the hutH gene encoding histidine ammonia-lyase: MSLFTLYPGQLTLAQLRAAYQAPLRVSLAASAYPAIEASVACVNGIIAEGRTAYGINTGFGLLASTRIANDDLEKLQRSLVLSHAAGIGAPLDDAMVRLIMLLKVNSLARGFSGIRRQVIEALIALINAEVYPHIPLKGSVGASGDLAPLAHMSLVLLGESQARYKGQWLPATEALAIAGLQPMTLAAKEGLALLNGTQVSTAYALRGLFEAEDLFAAATVCGGLTVEAALGSRAPFDARIHAARGQRGQIDAAAVYRHLLGDSSEVGRSHEACDKVQDPYSLRCQPQVMGACLTQLRQAAEVLAVEANAVSDNPLVFAAEGEVISGGNFHAEPVAMAADNIALAIAEIGALSERRTSLMMDKHMSQLPPFLVANGGVNSGFMIAQVTAAALASENKALAHPHSVDSLPTSANQEDHVSMAPAAGKRLWEMAANTRGVLAIEWLGACQGLDFREGLKSSPLLEQARQALRAQVPYYVEDRFFAPDIEAANALLADRVLTPLLPSGVLPSLA, translated from the coding sequence ATGAGCCTGTTCACCCTATACCCCGGCCAGTTGACCCTGGCCCAATTGCGCGCCGCCTACCAGGCACCCCTGCGCGTGAGCCTGGCTGCGTCGGCCTACCCGGCTATCGAAGCCAGTGTGGCTTGCGTCAACGGCATCATTGCCGAAGGTCGTACCGCTTACGGCATCAACACCGGTTTCGGCCTGCTGGCCTCGACCCGCATCGCCAATGATGATCTGGAAAAACTCCAGCGTTCGCTGGTGTTGTCGCATGCCGCCGGCATCGGTGCGCCGCTGGATGACGCCATGGTGCGGCTGATCATGCTGCTCAAGGTCAACAGCCTGGCGCGCGGCTTCTCCGGTATTCGCCGGCAGGTGATCGAGGCGCTGATCGCGCTGATCAATGCCGAGGTCTATCCGCATATTCCGCTCAAGGGCTCGGTCGGTGCCTCCGGCGACCTGGCTCCGCTGGCGCATATGTCGCTGGTGCTGCTCGGTGAAAGCCAGGCGCGCTACAAGGGGCAATGGCTGCCGGCAACCGAGGCGCTGGCCATCGCCGGTCTGCAGCCGATGACCCTGGCGGCCAAGGAAGGTTTGGCGCTGCTCAATGGCACCCAGGTGTCCACCGCCTACGCTCTGCGCGGGTTGTTCGAGGCAGAGGATCTGTTTGCTGCGGCCACCGTCTGCGGCGGCCTGACTGTCGAGGCTGCTTTGGGCTCACGTGCGCCCTTTGATGCGCGAATTCATGCCGCCCGCGGGCAGCGTGGACAGATCGACGCGGCGGCGGTCTATCGTCATCTGCTCGGTGACAGCAGTGAAGTCGGTCGCTCCCATGAGGCTTGCGACAAAGTGCAGGACCCGTACTCGCTGCGCTGCCAGCCGCAGGTCATGGGCGCCTGCCTGACTCAACTGCGTCAGGCTGCCGAGGTGCTGGCGGTGGAAGCCAACGCGGTGTCGGATAACCCGCTGGTATTCGCCGCCGAAGGCGAGGTGATTTCCGGCGGTAACTTCCATGCTGAGCCAGTGGCCATGGCCGCTGACAATATTGCCCTGGCCATTGCCGAGATCGGTGCGCTGAGCGAGCGTCGCACCTCGCTGATGATGGACAAACACATGTCGCAATTGCCGCCGTTCCTGGTGGCCAATGGCGGGGTCAACTCCGGCTTTATGATCGCTCAGGTCACCGCTGCCGCCCTGGCCAGCGAGAACAAGGCGCTGGCCCATCCGCACAGCGTCGACAGCCTGCCAACCTCGGCGAATCAGGAAGACCATGTGTCCATGGCTCCGGCCGCCGGCAAACGTCTGTGGGAAATGGCCGCCAACACCCGTGGTGTACTGGCCATCGAATGGCTGGGCGCCTGCCAGGGCCTGGACTTCCGCGAAGGGCTGAAAAGCTCGCCACTCCTCGAACAGGCGCGTCAGGCCCTGCGCGCGCAGGTGCCGTATTACGTGGAAGACCGCTTCTTCGCTCCGGATATCGAGGCCGCCAATGCCCTGCTCGCCGATCGCGTGCTGACCCCGTTGTTGCCGAGCGGGGTATTGCCGTCGCTGGCGTAG
- the hutC gene encoding histidine utilization repressor — protein MSSTTPRYKAIEAFLLERIHSGAYPVNHQIPPEEQLARDFGVSRMTANKAIRDLVQKGYLLRQAGLGTFVTDRKAESSLHEVLNIANEVRGRGHAYSNDIIRCEALAADDEVALRLGLRLGAEVFHSILVHREDGVPIQLEDRFVNPRWVPHYLGSDFSRHTPNEVLVSSCPISDVEHVVEAVLVDQQVADWLAIEVTAPCLSVIRRTWSDEHLISYARLIHPGDRYKLRSSHKPRR, from the coding sequence GTGAGCAGTACAACCCCGCGCTACAAGGCGATTGAAGCGTTCCTGCTGGAGCGCATCCACAGCGGCGCTTATCCGGTTAATCATCAGATTCCGCCGGAAGAGCAGCTGGCGCGGGATTTTGGGGTCAGCCGGATGACGGCCAACAAGGCCATCCGCGACCTGGTGCAGAAGGGTTACCTGCTGCGCCAGGCTGGCCTGGGCACCTTTGTCACCGACCGCAAAGCCGAATCATCGCTGCATGAAGTGCTGAACATCGCCAACGAAGTGCGCGGCCGTGGGCATGCCTACAGCAACGACATCATTCGCTGTGAAGCGCTGGCGGCGGATGATGAGGTGGCTTTGCGGCTGGGTCTGCGCCTGGGCGCCGAGGTGTTTCACAGCATTCTGGTGCACCGCGAGGATGGTGTGCCGATCCAGCTGGAAGACCGTTTCGTCAATCCGCGCTGGGTGCCGCATTACCTGGGCAGTGATTTCTCTCGGCATACACCCAACGAGGTGTTGGTCAGCAGCTGCCCGATTTCCGATGTCGAGCATGTGGTCGAGGCGGTGCTGGTCGATCAGCAGGTAGCCGACTGGCTGGCTATCGAAGTAACCGCGCCGTGCCTGAGTGTGATCCGCCGAACCTGGTCCGATGAGCATCTGATCAGCTACGCCCGGCTGATCCATCCGGGCGATCGCTATAAGCTGCGTTCCTCGCACAAGCCGCGCCGCTAA
- a CDS encoding endonuclease: MRSLLIAIGCLAASISLPTLANGQNQLSDPKAAVQLFWSQLYGQGGSTLYCGKEFAEESGQLKASAIYSSKQLKSALRCVTDRQCGIMNPRYVYMASDLHNLYPALTRVELVRRNAQFGDLDDSVPSKFADIGCDMKTSFQLVEPRDEAKGNVARAIFYMHAEYDLPIVGQVQMYKQWHQMDPPDAEEKARNDKVASLQGTRNRFIDNPELVEQQINN, from the coding sequence ATGCGCTCATTGCTTATTGCCATCGGCTGCCTGGCAGCCAGCATCAGCCTACCCACCCTGGCCAACGGGCAGAACCAGCTTTCCGATCCCAAAGCCGCCGTGCAACTGTTCTGGAGCCAACTTTACGGCCAGGGCGGCAGCACACTGTACTGCGGTAAAGAGTTCGCTGAAGAAAGCGGCCAGCTCAAGGCCAGCGCGATCTACAGCAGCAAACAGCTGAAAAGCGCGCTGCGCTGCGTCACTGACCGCCAGTGCGGGATCATGAATCCGCGCTACGTCTATATGGCCTCCGACCTGCACAACCTTTACCCGGCGCTAACCCGTGTCGAGCTGGTGCGGCGCAATGCGCAGTTCGGCGATCTGGATGACAGCGTACCGAGCAAGTTCGCCGATATCGGCTGCGACATGAAAACCAGCTTCCAGCTGGTCGAGCCGCGCGACGAGGCCAAGGGCAATGTGGCTCGGGCGATCTTCTATATGCATGCCGAGTACGACCTGCCTATCGTCGGCCAGGTGCAGATGTACAAGCAGTGGCACCAGATGGACCCGCCGGACGCCGAAGAAAAGGCGCGCAACGACAAAGTCGCCAGCCTGCAAGGCACCCGTAACCGCTTTATCGATAACCCCGAACTGGTCGAGCAACAGATCAACAACTGA
- a CDS encoding PaaI family thioesterase, whose product MSMVPAGFSPLFRSSPFLDLLGPIYNQRNATGLVIGLRAEEKHCNARGLVHGGVLSSLADVALGYNSAFAEEPPTPIVTTSLTIDYAGTAKLGDWITIESDVQKVGKSLAFANCYVVVESVRIARASAVFSVVTQ is encoded by the coding sequence ATGAGCATGGTCCCCGCAGGCTTTAGCCCGCTATTCAGAAGCAGCCCTTTCCTTGATTTGCTCGGGCCGATCTACAACCAGCGCAACGCCACGGGCCTGGTGATTGGTCTGCGCGCCGAGGAGAAACACTGCAATGCGCGCGGCTTGGTGCATGGCGGTGTACTCAGCAGCCTGGCCGATGTGGCCCTGGGCTATAACAGCGCTTTCGCCGAGGAACCGCCCACGCCCATAGTCACCACCAGCCTGACTATCGACTACGCCGGCACCGCCAAACTCGGCGACTGGATAACCATCGAAAGCGATGTGCAGAAGGTCGGCAAAAGCCTGGCGTTTGCCAATTGCTACGTTGTGGTTGAGTCGGTGCGGATTGCTCGGGCGAGCGCGGTATTCAGCGTGGTCACGCAATAG
- a CDS encoding alpha/beta fold hydrolase produces the protein MNTPAILSETVQLPALDGYPLTATLYHAPEPVAQLVIAGATGVPQGFYRRFAEYAAQRGYSTLTLDYRGIGQSKPASLRGFAMDYLDWAHLDLAAAVDQHRHPQRPLYMVGHSFGGHAFGLLPNHDQVQGFYTFGTGAGWHGWMPKAEQLRVLTMWRLIGPLMTSYKGYLAWSKLGMGEDLPLGVYKQWKRWCRYPRYFFEDPQMPGLAERFAQVSTPIIAANALDDLWAPPASRDAFMAAYSAAPYQARTIDSAASIGAIGHMGYFRPAAQSLWDETLNWFAELQAPRQAA, from the coding sequence ATGAATACCCCAGCCATTCTTAGTGAAACTGTGCAGCTGCCAGCACTCGACGGTTATCCGCTGACCGCCACGCTGTATCACGCCCCGGAGCCGGTCGCACAGCTGGTGATTGCCGGCGCCACAGGCGTGCCCCAGGGTTTCTACCGACGCTTTGCCGAGTACGCGGCGCAGCGCGGCTACAGCACCCTGACCCTCGATTACCGCGGTATCGGCCAATCGAAACCGGCCAGCCTGCGCGGCTTTGCCATGGATTATCTGGACTGGGCGCACCTCGATCTGGCTGCAGCCGTCGACCAGCACCGTCATCCACAACGACCGCTGTATATGGTTGGCCATTCCTTTGGCGGGCATGCCTTTGGCCTGCTGCCCAACCATGATCAGGTCCAGGGTTTCTACACCTTCGGCACCGGTGCCGGTTGGCACGGCTGGATGCCCAAGGCCGAGCAGCTGCGCGTGCTGACTATGTGGCGGCTGATTGGCCCATTGATGACCAGTTACAAAGGCTATCTGGCCTGGAGCAAGCTGGGCATGGGCGAAGATTTGCCGCTGGGCGTGTACAAACAGTGGAAACGCTGGTGCCGCTACCCGAGATACTTCTTCGAGGACCCGCAGATGCCAGGCCTCGCCGAGCGTTTCGCTCAGGTCAGCACGCCGATCATTGCCGCCAATGCCCTGGACGACCTGTGGGCCCCGCCCGCCTCGCGCGATGCCTTTATGGCGGCTTACAGCGCCGCGCCCTATCAGGCGCGCACCATCGATTCAGCCGCCAGCATCGGCGCCATTGGCCATATGGGCTACTTCCGCCCAGCGGCGCAGTCGTTGTGGGATGAAACGTTGAACTGGTTTGCTGAGTTACAGGCGCCGCGCCAGGCCGCCTGA
- a CDS encoding TetR/AcrR family transcriptional regulator → MKKISTRDKLIHAMADSLQRKGLHGVGLSELLEIAGAPKGSLYHHFPGGKNELAVAAIDHISRHIDSLFSQLFAQQTDPLKALHNWLQGALQQLENSKFERGCPLATIALESGPEDVEIRAALQRSFAAVRQALSQQLHAYGYPSEQADNLAALFVALYEGGLLQARVAGSSEPLKRAATALFNLTREQFPGGVRP, encoded by the coding sequence ATGAAAAAGATCTCGACCCGCGACAAGCTGATTCACGCCATGGCCGACTCCCTGCAACGCAAGGGGCTGCATGGCGTTGGCCTGAGTGAGCTATTGGAAATTGCCGGCGCGCCAAAGGGCAGCCTCTATCACCACTTCCCTGGCGGTAAGAACGAGCTGGCGGTGGCGGCTATCGACCATATCAGCCGTCATATCGACAGCCTGTTCAGCCAGCTTTTCGCTCAGCAAACCGATCCGCTCAAGGCGCTGCATAACTGGTTGCAAGGCGCGCTGCAGCAGTTAGAGAACAGCAAGTTCGAACGCGGTTGCCCGCTGGCCACCATCGCCCTGGAAAGCGGCCCGGAAGATGTGGAAATTCGTGCAGCCCTGCAGCGCAGTTTTGCCGCCGTGCGCCAGGCGCTGAGCCAGCAACTGCATGCCTACGGCTACCCCAGCGAGCAGGCGGATAACCTCGCCGCGCTGTTTGTCGCGCTGTATGAAGGCGGGCTGCTGCAAGCCCGCGTGGCCGGTAGCAGCGAGCCGCTGAAGCGCGCCGCCACTGCCCTGTTCAACCTGACCCGCGAACAGTTTCCGGGAGGAGTCCGCCCATGA
- a CDS encoding LemA family protein, whose translation MSISTLIFLAVVAALIFYVIGIYNQLVALRNRFQNAFAQIEVQLKRRYDLIPNLVETAKGYMAHERETLEAVIAARNNAVTGLKAAAAQPGNAQSMAQLGGAEGLLNSALGRLNVTLEAYPDLKASANMQQLSEELSSTENKVAFARQAFNDAVMAYNTYKQAFPPVLLAASFGHAQDASLLEFADSAAIQEAPKVSF comes from the coding sequence ATGTCCATTTCCACGCTGATTTTCCTGGCGGTTGTCGCCGCGCTGATCTTTTACGTGATTGGCATCTACAACCAGCTGGTGGCCCTGCGTAACCGCTTTCAGAACGCCTTTGCGCAGATCGAGGTGCAGCTCAAGCGTCGCTATGACCTGATTCCTAATCTGGTGGAAACCGCCAAGGGCTATATGGCCCATGAGCGCGAAACCCTGGAGGCGGTGATTGCCGCACGCAATAACGCGGTAACCGGGCTCAAGGCTGCAGCGGCGCAGCCTGGCAATGCGCAGAGCATGGCGCAGCTGGGCGGTGCGGAAGGGTTGCTCAATAGCGCTCTGGGTCGCCTGAACGTGACGCTTGAGGCTTATCCCGACCTCAAGGCCTCGGCGAATATGCAGCAGCTCAGTGAAGAGCTGAGCAGCACCGAGAACAAGGTGGCCTTCGCCCGCCAGGCCTTCAACGATGCGGTGATGGCTTACAACACCTACAAGCAGGCATTCCCGCCAGTATTGCTGGCCGCCAGCTTTGGCCACGCTCAGGACGCCAGCCTGCTGGAGTTCGCCGACAGCGCGGCGATTCAGGAAGCGCCGAAGGTGTCGTTCTAA
- a CDS encoding M48 family metallopeptidase, giving the protein MNFFEQQDRARRNSGRLLILMALAVLSLITLTSLVLGLVWQLFGQSHSSLWLASDTPNSVLPSWPLVGCVALAVIGVVLLGSLYKQLQLSRGGQAIAERLGGRLINLSPQNLEERRLLNVVEEMALASGTSVPPVYVLDDAGINAFAAGLTPQDAVIGITRGAICQLSRDELQGVIAHEFSHIFHGDMRLNTRLVSVLHGILLLGLIGGFLLRSSGRGSRSSRDNSVAIVLAIGVTLWVLGYAGTFFGNLIKAAVSRQREFLADASAVQYTRNPDSIAGALKKIGGNLYSSQLQAGHAAEFSHMYFAAGISQALDGMLATHPPLDQRIRRITPGWDGRYPHVAEISAATPAVAASDSAVEMHDLSAFAPGLSAASASEAIGAIGDPQATHLLAVRSTLAHLDLALSEAAHSCSGAQALLYGLLLDPIETQAVQQLQLLQPRIAVEVAAQLEPLREPLRQLAPGMRLPLLDLAMPALKQLAADQFATLKANLALLIRADGRVALLEWTLLRIVERNVEGAHAQTSRYQLPELAAETCVVLSLLARAGGVDESAAQLAFKHASSELPFPLEQLLPASASNLSALEPALRRLSLLWPLQKPQLLKAMARCIEHDGTINAAEAELMRAVADILDCPMPPLLAARG; this is encoded by the coding sequence ATGAATTTCTTCGAGCAACAGGATCGCGCCCGGCGTAACAGCGGGCGTCTGCTGATTCTGATGGCGTTGGCGGTGCTTAGTCTGATCACTCTGACCAGTCTGGTGCTGGGGCTGGTCTGGCAGCTCTTTGGTCAGAGTCACAGCTCACTGTGGCTGGCCAGTGATACGCCGAACAGCGTATTGCCCAGTTGGCCGCTGGTGGGTTGCGTCGCACTGGCGGTGATCGGCGTGGTGCTGTTGGGCAGTCTGTACAAACAGCTGCAGCTGAGCCGTGGCGGCCAAGCGATTGCCGAGCGGTTGGGTGGGCGCTTGATCAACCTGTCGCCACAGAACCTTGAAGAGCGCCGGCTGCTCAACGTGGTGGAGGAAATGGCCCTGGCTTCGGGTACCTCTGTGCCGCCTGTGTATGTGCTCGATGATGCCGGGATCAACGCCTTTGCTGCCGGCCTGACGCCGCAGGATGCGGTAATCGGGATAACCCGCGGCGCGATCTGCCAGCTCAGTCGCGATGAATTGCAGGGCGTGATTGCCCATGAATTCAGCCATATTTTCCATGGCGATATGCGCCTCAATACGCGCCTGGTGTCGGTGCTGCACGGCATTCTGCTGCTGGGGCTGATTGGCGGTTTTCTGCTGCGCAGCAGCGGGCGCGGTAGTCGTTCCAGCCGCGATAACTCGGTGGCGATCGTGCTCGCCATCGGCGTCACGCTATGGGTGCTGGGGTATGCCGGGACCTTTTTTGGCAACCTGATCAAGGCCGCCGTGAGCCGCCAGCGCGAGTTTCTCGCTGATGCTTCGGCAGTGCAGTACACCCGCAACCCCGACAGCATCGCCGGAGCCTTGAAGAAGATCGGCGGCAACCTGTATAGCTCGCAGCTGCAGGCCGGGCATGCCGCCGAATTCAGCCATATGTATTTTGCCGCCGGCATCAGCCAGGCGCTGGACGGCATGCTGGCCACCCATCCGCCCCTGGATCAGCGCATCCGCCGCATCACTCCCGGCTGGGATGGCCGTTATCCGCATGTGGCGGAAATCAGCGCGGCAACGCCGGCGGTGGCGGCCAGCGATTCAGCTGTGGAGATGCATGATCTGAGTGCTTTTGCACCGGGCTTGAGCGCGGCCTCTGCGAGTGAGGCGATTGGTGCCATTGGTGATCCGCAGGCAACCCATCTGCTGGCCGTGCGCAGCACCCTGGCGCATCTGGATCTTGCCCTGAGCGAGGCAGCGCACAGTTGCAGCGGCGCCCAGGCGTTGCTCTATGGCCTGCTGCTCGACCCCATCGAGACGCAAGCTGTGCAGCAATTACAGCTGTTGCAGCCGCGTATCGCCGTTGAGGTTGCCGCGCAGCTTGAGCCGCTGCGCGAGCCGCTGCGTCAGCTGGCACCGGGTATGCGTTTGCCGCTGCTGGACCTGGCCATGCCCGCCCTCAAGCAACTGGCGGCCGATCAGTTCGCCACGCTCAAGGCCAATCTGGCTCTGCTGATCCGCGCCGATGGCCGGGTTGCCTTGCTGGAATGGACGCTGCTGCGCATTGTCGAGCGCAATGTCGAAGGCGCGCACGCACAGACCAGCCGCTACCAGCTGCCGGAACTGGCGGCTGAAACCTGCGTGGTGCTGTCACTGCTGGCCCGTGCCGGTGGAGTGGATGAGTCAGCCGCGCAACTCGCGTTCAAGCATGCCAGCAGTGAGCTGCCGTTCCCGCTCGAGCAACTGCTGCCGGCCAGCGCCAGTAATTTATCGGCGCTTGAACCTGCGCTGCGGCGTTTGAGCTTGCTCTGGCCGTTGCAGAAACCACAGTTGCTCAAGGCCATGGCGCGCTGCATTGAGCATGACGGCACGATCAACGCCGCCGAGGCCGAGCTGATGCGCGCCGTAGCGGATATTCTCGATTGCCCGATGCCGCCTTTGCTGGCAGCGCGCGGCTGA
- a CDS encoding LysR family transcriptional regulator: MLSQLRDLDLQLLRLFVTVVECGGFSAAQGELGIGQSTISTQMAKLETRLGFRLCERGKGGFRLTPKGEQVLSATRKLFSAIDTFKGEAQGMADKLLGKLRIGLSEGLAPHVLEQVAEAINRFRGRNQAVQIELLTAMPAELERRLLQDQLHLAIGYFSGNQTALDYQPLFRERQVLFCAKGHALFRRAQISLADLQQADRVQHPYRFVQVREPFQSSPSSAQTEQLDGALAFILSGRHIGYLPEHIAAPWLASGCLHALLAEELGFEVQFLLASHRGQHPSDALRAFREDLMQAFATADS, from the coding sequence ATGCTCAGCCAGTTACGCGATCTTGACCTGCAGCTACTGCGCCTGTTTGTCACCGTGGTAGAGTGCGGCGGCTTCAGTGCCGCCCAGGGCGAGCTGGGGATTGGCCAGTCGACCATCAGCACGCAGATGGCCAAGCTGGAAACCCGTCTGGGCTTTCGCCTGTGCGAGCGCGGCAAGGGCGGCTTTCGCCTGACGCCCAAGGGCGAACAGGTGCTCAGCGCCACACGCAAATTGTTCAGCGCCATCGATACCTTCAAGGGCGAAGCCCAGGGCATGGCCGACAAGCTCCTGGGCAAGCTGCGCATTGGCCTGTCCGAAGGCCTGGCGCCCCATGTGCTGGAGCAGGTGGCCGAGGCCATTAACCGCTTTCGTGGGCGCAACCAAGCGGTGCAGATCGAACTGCTGACCGCCATGCCCGCCGAGCTGGAACGCCGTCTGCTGCAGGACCAGTTGCACCTGGCCATCGGCTATTTCTCCGGCAACCAGACCGCGCTGGATTATCAGCCGCTGTTTCGTGAGCGCCAGGTGCTGTTCTGCGCCAAAGGGCATGCGCTGTTCAGGCGCGCGCAGATCAGCCTGGCAGACCTGCAGCAGGCCGACCGGGTGCAGCACCCCTACCGCTTTGTACAGGTACGCGAGCCGTTTCAAAGCTCACCCAGCTCGGCACAGACAGAGCAACTCGACGGCGCGCTGGCATTTATCCTCTCCGGCCGGCATATCGGCTACCTGCCCGAACATATCGCCGCCCCCTGGTTGGCCAGTGGCTGCCTGCACGCATTGCTCGCCGAGGAGCTGGGTTTTGAGGTGCAGTTTCTCCTGGCCAGCCATCGCGGCCAGCATCCCAGTGATGCGCTGCGGGCGTTTCGTGAGGATCTGATGCAGGCTTTTGCGACGGCGGATAGCTAA
- a CDS encoding ion channel, with protein MSELQVDERFWLDADQDKRDAEGLCAALHQRAQSGAPMRGFQLKYAQLAGIDLVNHHQRTGYDLRDSDLYRADLQKAHLFGLDLRGSSLMKADLRGANLHCCDLRDCNLLGVQLDGARLDNVIWDRRLRQERQGSAHQRLGDSDAARRCFEEAEETYRNLRLHLEKAGLFEQAGMFFHREMVMRRRQLPRYSGRRLLSWLVDLFSGYGEKPLNVVLFSIALIVFCGLLYFLVGVQHAGQTLGLALERGWLANLDDLGDCLYFSVVTFTTLGYGDITPHGMARPIAAFEAFAGSFTMALFVVVFVKKMTR; from the coding sequence ATGAGCGAGCTGCAGGTCGATGAACGCTTCTGGCTTGATGCCGACCAGGACAAACGTGACGCCGAAGGGCTCTGCGCCGCCCTGCACCAGCGCGCGCAAAGTGGCGCCCCGATGCGCGGTTTTCAGCTCAAGTACGCACAGCTAGCCGGCATCGACCTAGTCAACCACCACCAGCGCACGGGCTACGACTTGCGCGATAGCGACCTGTACCGCGCCGACCTGCAGAAAGCCCACCTGTTTGGCCTTGACCTGCGCGGCAGCTCGCTGATGAAAGCTGATCTGCGCGGCGCCAACCTGCATTGCTGTGACCTGCGCGACTGCAACCTGTTGGGCGTGCAACTCGACGGCGCGCGCCTGGACAACGTGATCTGGGATCGGCGCCTGCGCCAGGAACGCCAGGGCAGCGCGCACCAACGCCTTGGCGATAGCGACGCCGCCCGCCGCTGCTTTGAAGAAGCCGAGGAAACCTACCGCAACCTGCGCCTACACCTGGAGAAAGCCGGGCTGTTCGAACAGGCCGGCATGTTCTTCCACCGCGAAATGGTCATGCGCCGCCGGCAACTGCCGCGCTATAGCGGCAGACGCCTGCTGTCCTGGCTGGTCGACTTGTTCAGCGGCTACGGCGAAAAGCCGCTCAACGTCGTGCTGTTCTCCATCGCGCTGATCGTTTTCTGCGGCCTGCTGTACTTTCTGGTCGGCGTTCAGCACGCCGGACAAACCCTGGGCCTGGCTCTGGAACGCGGCTGGCTGGCTAACCTGGATGACCTCGGCGACTGCCTCTACTTCAGCGTGGTGACCTTCACCACCCTCGGCTACGGCGACATCACGCCCCACGGCATGGCCCGCCCGATTGCGGCGTTCGAGGCATTTGCCGGCAGCTTTACCATGGCGCTGTTTGTCGTGGTGTTTGTAAAGAAGATGACCCGCTAG
- a CDS encoding polyamine ABC transporter substrate-binding protein produces the protein MRSLMPLLLLCCAFAAQAEEKALNLYSWSAYLPEQALQRFKDETGITVKYDIFDSAEALDSKLLTGGSGYDVVFPASSGLARAIQAKAVQPLDRTQLPHLQNLDPALLGKLASADHGNQYGLPYTWGTVGVGFNRQALEQRLPGVPLNSLDLLFKPEYASKLKDCGIAVIDSPQEVISIVLNYLGKDPYSSERADLDAVAQLLTQLQPNLRYVGAGRHINDLAKGEICLALTYNGDAYMAAANAAEAKQPFEVQYRIPREGTLLWFDTMAIPADAPHPKAAHAFIDYMLRPEAIAELTNSVFFANANQAATALVDPAISGDADIYPGEAVRARLFAEQLMPLRQQRERTRIWTTFRSQY, from the coding sequence ATGCGTTCGCTCATGCCCCTGTTACTGCTGTGTTGCGCCTTCGCCGCTCAGGCCGAAGAGAAAGCCCTGAACCTGTACAGCTGGTCCGCCTACCTGCCGGAGCAAGCCCTGCAACGCTTCAAGGATGAAACCGGGATCACGGTCAAATACGACATCTTCGACAGTGCCGAAGCCCTGGACAGCAAACTGCTCACCGGCGGCAGCGGTTATGACGTCGTCTTCCCGGCCTCCAGCGGCCTGGCGCGGGCGATTCAGGCCAAGGCCGTGCAACCGCTGGACCGCACGCAACTGCCGCATCTGCAGAATCTTGACCCGGCGCTGCTGGGCAAGCTCGCCAGTGCCGACCACGGTAATCAGTACGGCCTGCCGTACACCTGGGGCACGGTTGGCGTGGGTTTCAACCGCCAGGCGTTAGAGCAGCGTTTGCCCGGCGTGCCGCTGAATAGCCTGGACCTGCTGTTCAAGCCCGAGTACGCCAGCAAGCTCAAGGACTGCGGCATCGCGGTGATCGACTCGCCGCAGGAAGTGATCAGCATCGTCCTCAACTACCTCGGCAAAGACCCCTACAGCAGCGAGCGTGCCGATCTCGATGCAGTGGCGCAGCTGCTCACCCAGCTGCAACCCAACCTGCGTTACGTCGGCGCCGGCCGGCATATCAATGACCTGGCCAAGGGCGAAATCTGCCTGGCGCTGACCTACAACGGCGACGCCTACATGGCCGCGGCCAACGCGGCTGAGGCCAAGCAGCCGTTCGAGGTGCAGTACCGCATCCCGCGTGAAGGCACGCTGCTGTGGTTCGACACCATGGCCATTCCGGCCGATGCGCCGCACCCCAAGGCCGCCCACGCCTTTATCGATTACATGCTGCGCCCTGAGGCCATCGCCGAGCTGACCAACAGCGTGTTTTTCGCCAACGCCAACCAGGCCGCCACGGCGCTGGTCGACCCGGCGATTAGCGGCGATGCCGATATCTACCCCGGTGAAGCGGTGCGCGCCCGCCTGTTTGCCGAGCAATTGATGCCGCTGCGCCAACAGCGTGAGCGCACGCGCATCTGGACCACTTTCCGCAGTCAGTATTGA